The proteins below are encoded in one region of Hordeum vulgare subsp. vulgare chromosome 3H, MorexV3_pseudomolecules_assembly, whole genome shotgun sequence:
- the LOC123439685 gene encoding uncharacterized protein LOC123439685, whose amino-acid sequence MATMPCTDHIRGLPSLPPFPLAPLLDAVPNRCAPLLSLGDMQGSRGNNARRRPVEEKWEEPERPRTPGPSIWRRASGARSGNNTWRRPLELLRRALHSEWADGLEYALLKRSPLYDYSRGEVVVVVSVVDHRSQTIKRLIGLPGDWISVRDKEEIRKIPEGHCWVEGDNGSASWDSTSTAPFCCFRPLPPYTPIQTSATTMAYS is encoded by the exons ATGGCCACGATGCCATGCACAGACCACATACGTggcctcccctcccttcctcccttcCCACTCGCCCCTCTCCTGGACGCGGTTCCTAACAGATgcgctcctctcctctccttgggTGACATGCAGGGCTCGCGTGGGAACAACGCACGGAGGAGGCCTGTCGAGGAgaagtgggaggagcccgagcgtCCTCGCACGCCAGGCCCATCCATATGGCGGAGGGCTTCGGGCGCTAGGAGTGGTAACAACACATGGAGGAGGCCTCTGGAGCTCCTCCGCCGGGCGCTACATTCAGAGTGGGCTGACGGACTCGAATACGCGCTGCTGAAGCGGAGCCCCCTCTACGACTACTCCCGCGGAGAGGTTGTCGTCGTTGT GTCGGTGGTGGACCACCGGAGCCAGACGATCAAGAGGCTCATTGGGCTGCCCGGGGACTGGATCAGCGTCCGGGACAAGGAGGAGATCCGCAAGATTCCGGAAGGCCACTGCTGGGTCGAAGGGGACAATGGCAGTGCAAGTTGGGACTCCACATCCACGGCCCC TTTTTGTTGCTTCAGACCGCTTCCTCCTTACACACCAATCCAGACGTCGGCAACAACGATGGCATATTCGTGA